A window of the Verrucomicrobiia bacterium genome harbors these coding sequences:
- a CDS encoding DUF362 domain-containing protein, whose translation MLRLALAILLTHHVSGMPGDPNLGRPEVFIVEDPAATVAFRPVEEVIDRMLLRGLTNLTTQTNPRDAWLSLVRTQDVIGIKVFTEPGPNSGTRQAVVAALVKSLLAAGIPAKNLIVWDKHIIHLRLAGYGKLESRFGVRLAGSADSGYDPATFYENSILGTLVWGDFEFGRKDETVGRRSYVSKLVTQEMTRIINVTPMMNHNQAGVVGALYNLAIGSVDNTRRFEDESARLATAVPEVFALPVLADRVALNIVDALVCQYEGEERSLLHYSASLNQLRFSRDPVALDALSLQELERQRQLAKTPRLKPNMELYSNAELLELGVSDPSKIRITHLK comes from the coding sequence GTGCTGAGACTGGCGCTTGCAATCCTGCTCACGCATCATGTCTCAGGCATGCCTGGTGATCCCAATCTGGGGCGGCCGGAAGTTTTCATCGTTGAGGATCCGGCCGCAACCGTGGCGTTCCGCCCCGTGGAGGAAGTCATTGATCGGATGCTGCTGCGCGGTCTTACAAATCTCACCACCCAAACCAATCCCAGGGATGCCTGGCTCAGCCTGGTCCGAACCCAGGACGTGATCGGGATCAAAGTCTTCACCGAACCAGGTCCCAATAGCGGCACGCGCCAGGCGGTCGTTGCCGCCCTCGTGAAAAGCCTGCTGGCCGCCGGAATTCCTGCAAAGAACCTCATTGTTTGGGATAAACACATCATTCACCTGCGCCTGGCCGGCTACGGAAAACTCGAAAGCCGGTTTGGGGTTCGCCTGGCAGGCAGCGCCGATTCGGGATACGACCCTGCGACGTTCTACGAAAATTCGATCCTCGGAACGCTCGTCTGGGGCGACTTCGAATTTGGACGAAAAGACGAAACGGTGGGACGCCGTTCTTACGTCTCCAAACTCGTCACGCAGGAGATGACCCGCATCATCAACGTCACGCCCATGATGAATCATAACCAGGCCGGCGTCGTGGGGGCTCTCTACAACCTTGCGATCGGAAGTGTCGACAACACCCGGCGTTTCGAAGACGAATCCGCGCGCCTCGCAACGGCCGTGCCTGAAGTCTTTGCGTTGCCTGTGCTGGCCGATCGTGTCGCGCTCAACATCGTCGACGCCCTCGTCTGCCAGTACGAAGGTGAAGAGCGCAGCCTGCTTCATTATTCAGCATCGCTCAATCAGCTGCGTTTCAGCCGTGATCCCGTGGCACTCGACGCCCTCTCGCTGCAGGAATTGGAACGGCAACGGCAACTCGCAAAGACGCCGCGTCTCAAGCCAAACATGGAACTTTATTCGAACGCTGAACTGCTTGAACTCGGCGTAAGCGACCCATCCAAAATCAGGATCACGCACCTGAAGTGA
- the eno gene encoding phosphopyruvate hydratase: MSTIYDIQAREVLDSRGNPTVEVDVILAGGAVGRAAVPSGASTGEHEAIELRDGDKKRFLGKGVSKAVNNVTEKILPALQGVDALDQLAVDRTMIDLDGTETKSKLGANAILAVSLANAKAASEALGIPLFKYLGGPNAKVLPVPMANVINGGAHSDAPIDFQEFMVMPHGLPTFSEGLRAITEIFHALKAVLKKRGLSTAVGDEGGFAPKLDSVEDALESILQATKDAGYKAGKEIFLALDVASSEFYNKNGTYTFKKSTGKTLSGEELVDFYVKLCGKYPIVSIEDGCAEGDWKHWKLLTEKLGDRVQLVGDDLFVTNTKFLKKGIDTGTANSILVKVNQIGSLTETLDAVQLAQFNGYTAVLSHRSGETEDATIADIAVATNCGQIKTGSLSRSDRLAKYNQLLRIEQMLGSNAVYAGMTALPKGR, from the coding sequence ATGAGCACGATCTATGATATTCAGGCGCGTGAAGTTTTGGATTCACGCGGTAATCCGACCGTGGAAGTTGATGTGATTCTGGCAGGCGGCGCAGTCGGCCGGGCGGCAGTTCCGTCGGGCGCCAGCACGGGAGAACACGAAGCTATTGAACTGCGCGACGGCGACAAGAAGCGGTTCCTCGGCAAGGGCGTTTCAAAAGCCGTGAACAACGTCACGGAAAAAATCCTTCCCGCCCTGCAAGGCGTCGATGCGCTGGATCAGCTTGCGGTCGACAGGACCATGATTGATCTCGATGGAACCGAGACCAAGTCCAAGCTGGGCGCCAACGCGATTCTCGCTGTCTCACTGGCGAATGCCAAAGCAGCGTCGGAAGCGCTGGGCATTCCGCTGTTCAAATATCTCGGCGGACCGAACGCCAAGGTGCTGCCCGTCCCGATGGCCAACGTCATCAACGGCGGCGCGCATTCCGATGCCCCGATTGATTTCCAGGAGTTCATGGTGATGCCGCACGGGCTGCCGACGTTCAGCGAAGGGCTGCGGGCGATCACCGAGATTTTTCACGCCTTGAAGGCTGTCCTGAAGAAACGCGGATTGAGCACTGCGGTGGGTGATGAAGGCGGTTTCGCGCCGAAGCTCGATAGTGTTGAAGACGCGCTTGAATCGATCCTGCAGGCGACGAAGGATGCTGGTTACAAGGCGGGCAAGGAAATCTTTCTGGCTCTCGACGTCGCGAGCAGCGAGTTCTACAACAAGAACGGCACCTACACGTTCAAAAAGAGCACAGGCAAGACGCTCTCGGGCGAGGAACTGGTGGATTTCTATGTGAAACTGTGCGGCAAGTATCCGATCGTGAGCATTGAGGACGGTTGCGCAGAAGGCGACTGGAAACATTGGAAGCTGCTGACCGAGAAGCTTGGCGACCGCGTGCAGCTGGTTGGAGACGACTTGTTCGTCACGAATACCAAGTTCCTGAAGAAGGGCATCGACACAGGCACGGCGAATTCGATTTTGGTGAAGGTGAACCAGATTGGCTCGCTGACTGAAACCCTTGACGCTGTGCAACTCGCGCAATTCAACGGCTACACCGCAGTCCTGAGCCATCGCTCGGGCGAAACCGAGGATGCAACGATTGCTGACATTGCGGTCGCAACGAACTGCGGTCAGATCAAGACGGGGTCGCTCAGCCGTTCAGATCGCCTGGCGAAATACAATCAGTTGCTGCGCATCGAGCAGATGCTGGGAAGCAATGCGGTATATGCAGGCATGACGGCATTGCCCAAGGGCCGCTAA
- a CDS encoding tetratricopeptide repeat protein — MESDVTQSAAFFRAWAWAESHRKQILWTVGGLLIAGCVAGFYLSQKHQKQVSASEALSRISSQSALTGKPAAPDAFQRIASEFPGTSAGERALLIGAARFFAESQFTQAETEFRRFLREHPGSDFAGAASLGVAASLEAQGKTDEALKAYKEITERRTTDPVMPSAKLSLARLYEAQGNLTQAQETYRQMARPEYGSLAQEAMMQLQMMMRRHPELNQPVTPPEATSGAGGTGTNGPVLQLQ; from the coding sequence ATGGAATCTGATGTCACGCAATCTGCCGCATTTTTCCGGGCATGGGCCTGGGCCGAATCGCACCGGAAACAAATTTTGTGGACGGTCGGCGGTCTGTTGATTGCAGGATGCGTCGCCGGCTTCTATCTCTCGCAGAAGCATCAAAAACAGGTCTCCGCAAGCGAGGCCTTGTCCCGCATCTCCAGCCAGAGCGCGCTCACCGGCAAACCAGCCGCTCCTGACGCATTCCAGCGGATCGCGTCCGAATTCCCAGGCACGAGCGCCGGCGAAAGGGCATTGCTCATCGGTGCCGCCCGGTTCTTCGCCGAATCGCAATTCACCCAGGCTGAAACAGAGTTTCGCAGGTTTCTGCGCGAGCATCCGGGTTCCGACTTCGCCGGAGCCGCGTCCCTCGGCGTCGCCGCCTCGCTTGAAGCGCAGGGGAAAACCGACGAGGCGTTGAAAGCCTATAAGGAAATCACCGAGCGGCGGACGACCGACCCCGTGATGCCATCGGCAAAGCTTTCGCTGGCGCGGTTATACGAGGCCCAGGGCAACCTCACGCAGGCACAGGAAACCTATCGCCAGATGGCCCGGCCCGAGTACGGCTCGCTGGCACAGGAAGCGATGATGCAGTTGCAGATGATGATGCGACGGCATCCAGAGCTGAATCAGCCCGTGACGCCGCCCGAAGCAACTTCTGGCGCCGGTGGAACGGGCACGAACGGTCCGGTGTTGCAGCTTCAGTAG
- the mutT gene encoding 8-oxo-dGTP diphosphatase MutT, translating to MNSEADLPSDRHGTTRRSPVIEVAAGLVFRGGKVLITQRYPEAHLGGLWEFPGGKREATETFEQCLARELREELGIDVQVEEAIAGITHSYPEKTVQLKFFRCRWKANEPQALGCADFRWVGADEFQHYRFPAADVQLLDQLRSSPALWM from the coding sequence ATGAACAGCGAGGCTGACCTTCCGTCCGACCGCCACGGAACGACTCGTCGCAGCCCGGTGATTGAAGTGGCAGCGGGGTTGGTTTTTCGAGGCGGAAAAGTCCTGATCACGCAACGCTATCCCGAAGCGCATCTCGGAGGATTGTGGGAATTTCCTGGTGGGAAACGCGAAGCGACTGAGACATTCGAGCAGTGCCTCGCCCGCGAACTCCGGGAGGAACTTGGAATCGATGTGCAAGTGGAGGAAGCGATTGCGGGGATCACCCATTCATATCCGGAAAAGACAGTTCAGTTGAAGTTCTTTCGTTGCCGTTGGAAGGCGAACGAACCGCAGGCGCTGGGATGCGCGGACTTTCGCTGGGTTGGGGCGGACGAGTTCCAACATTACAGATTTCCCGCGGCTGATGTGCAGCTGCTCGATCAATTGCGAAGTTCGCCGGCACTCTGGATGTGA
- a CDS encoding UDP-glucose/GDP-mannose dehydrogenase family protein has translation MKLTIIGTGYVGLVTGTCFAEVGHQVICVDNDAAKVKTLREGGIPIYEPGLEEMVRKNVAEGRLSFTTSTAEGVEKSDIIFIAVPTPPQPDGAVDLSFIEKVAREIAGAMTSYKIVVDKSTVPVKTGDKVAETIKRYCKAKVEVDVVSNPEFLREGFAVDDLMHPDRIVIGVKSDRPVAAMKEVYQPFNAPIIVTDINSAELIKHASNSFLALKISYINAISVLCEATGANVTEVANGMGMDARIGRRFLDASLGFGGSCFPKDLSAFIKISEQVGYEFGLLKEVQKINAEQMERFLKKIAETLWVLKDKTIGVLGLAFKQNTDDVRMSPAIDLCQRLQKEGAALRVHDPKAMDKAKAVLRDVTYVEDMNSVAEGCDALVIATEWEEFKQLDIAKARRGMSHPIMFDGRNLFDPVEMEKLGFIYKSIGR, from the coding sequence ATGAAGCTCACCATAATCGGCACCGGCTATGTCGGTCTCGTGACGGGAACCTGTTTTGCCGAGGTTGGCCACCAGGTTATCTGCGTCGACAACGATGCTGCCAAGGTCAAGACGCTTCGCGAGGGCGGCATTCCGATCTACGAGCCTGGACTTGAAGAGATGGTGCGCAAGAACGTCGCGGAAGGCAGGCTCAGCTTTACGACCAGCACCGCTGAAGGCGTTGAGAAATCGGACATCATTTTCATCGCAGTCCCAACGCCGCCACAACCCGACGGCGCCGTTGACCTGAGTTTCATTGAAAAGGTCGCCCGCGAAATCGCCGGCGCGATGACGAGTTACAAGATCGTCGTCGACAAGAGCACGGTCCCGGTCAAGACGGGCGACAAGGTGGCCGAAACCATCAAGCGCTATTGCAAGGCGAAGGTCGAGGTGGATGTCGTCAGCAATCCCGAATTCCTGCGCGAAGGATTTGCGGTCGATGACCTGATGCATCCGGATCGCATTGTGATTGGAGTGAAGAGTGACCGGCCAGTGGCGGCGATGAAGGAGGTTTATCAGCCGTTCAACGCGCCGATCATCGTCACGGACATCAACTCCGCGGAACTGATCAAACACGCCTCCAACTCGTTCCTGGCGCTGAAGATTTCCTACATCAATGCGATTTCGGTGCTGTGCGAGGCAACGGGCGCAAATGTGACTGAGGTTGCGAACGGGATGGGCATGGACGCGCGCATCGGCCGCCGGTTTTTAGACGCATCGCTCGGGTTCGGCGGCAGTTGTTTTCCAAAGGACCTCAGCGCCTTCATCAAGATCTCGGAGCAGGTGGGTTATGAGTTCGGCCTCTTGAAGGAGGTGCAGAAGATCAACGCCGAGCAGATGGAGCGATTCCTCAAAAAAATTGCGGAAACGCTTTGGGTCTTGAAGGACAAGACCATTGGCGTGCTCGGACTCGCCTTCAAGCAGAATACGGATGACGTGCGCATGTCGCCGGCAATTGACCTGTGCCAGCGATTGCAGAAGGAAGGCGCTGCACTGCGCGTCCATGATCCAAAGGCAATGGACAAGGCGAAGGCGGTGCTCAGGGATGTCACCTACGTGGAGGACATGAACAGCGTTGCCGAAGGTTGCGACGCGCTGGTGATTGCCACGGAGTGGGAGGAGTTCAAGCAGCTGGATATCGCAAAGGCGCGCCGCGGCATGTCTCATCCGATCATGTTCGACGGCAGGAATTTGTTTGATCCTGTGGAGATGGAAAAGCTCGGTTTCATTTACAAGAGCATCGGGCGATAA